One stretch of Amycolatopsis tolypomycina DNA includes these proteins:
- a CDS encoding AfsR/SARP family transcriptional regulator yields MDYQILGQLQVGGRPGVSAPRARKIETLLAVLLVKRNQVATTEHLIGELWGEHPPARASAALYVYVSQLRKLLRGTGDDAEDSPVVTSPRGYSLVVTDGELDADRFTRRYERGRALYWDRNYKEAAKVLREAANLWRGEAFGGFTDSPDVQAYATLLEESRLECLELLMETELLIGRHREVVGQLSALAKEHTLRETFYEYLMTALLRSNRRAEALETFASARQHLVQQLGIEPGSSLRKLHHSILVGEMSDAV; encoded by the coding sequence ATGGACTACCAGATACTGGGGCAGCTGCAAGTGGGCGGACGCCCCGGCGTGAGCGCCCCGCGGGCGCGCAAGATCGAGACGCTGCTCGCCGTGCTGCTGGTCAAGCGCAACCAGGTGGCGACCACCGAGCACCTCATCGGCGAGCTCTGGGGAGAGCACCCGCCGGCCCGGGCGAGCGCCGCCCTGTACGTCTACGTCTCGCAGCTGCGGAAGCTGCTGCGCGGCACCGGGGACGACGCCGAAGACAGCCCCGTGGTGACCAGCCCGCGCGGCTACTCGCTGGTCGTCACGGACGGCGAGCTCGACGCCGACCGCTTCACCCGCCGCTACGAGCGGGGCCGGGCCCTCTACTGGGACCGCAACTACAAGGAGGCCGCGAAGGTCCTTCGCGAGGCCGCGAACCTGTGGCGCGGCGAGGCGTTCGGCGGCTTCACCGACTCCCCCGACGTCCAGGCCTACGCCACCCTGCTGGAGGAGAGCCGGCTGGAGTGCCTGGAACTGCTGATGGAGACCGAGCTGCTGATCGGACGCCACCGCGAGGTGGTCGGTCAGCTGTCCGCGCTGGCGAAGGAACACACGCTGCGCGAGACCTTCTACGAGTACCTGATGACCGCCCTCCTGCGCTCGAACCGCCGCGCGGAAGCCCTCGAGACCTTCGCGTCGGCCCGGCAGCACCTGGTTCAGCAGCTGGGCATCGAACCCGGCAGTTCGCTGCGAAAGCTGCACCACAGCATCCTCGTCGGCGAGATGTCGGACGCGGTCTGA